In the Brucella anthropi ATCC 49188 genome, one interval contains:
- a CDS encoding AzlD family protein: MSTTIWIILVGALCTYLTRIGGHLVLSRFSRVHYRVEAALNAVPAAVLTAIVAAPASDHGWRELLVLAVCIVLSLRLSMMTMFFAGVALLIALRHFTV, from the coding sequence ATGTCCACCACGATTTGGATCATTCTCGTAGGCGCGCTCTGCACCTATCTCACCCGTATTGGCGGGCATCTGGTCCTGTCACGCTTCAGCCGTGTGCATTACCGGGTGGAAGCGGCGCTCAACGCCGTGCCTGCAGCCGTTCTGACGGCCATCGTGGCCGCGCCTGCTTCGGATCATGGCTGGCGGGAACTGCTCGTGCTCGCGGTTTGCATCGTGCTTTCGTTGCGGCTCAGCATGATGACCATGTTCTTTGCGGGCGTAGCGCTTTTGATCGCGCTACGCCATTTCACGGTGTGA
- a CDS encoding 50S ribosomal protein L11 methyltransferase, with translation MAQSRLFFSADKAEAERVYNILEQAFEEDGFPIAITEIDEDRQIFEVSVYVEDDAEDVAKRIDALVGADIFSVEELPDIDWVTHSLEGLKPVRAGHFFVHGSHDRDKIEAGDIPIEIDAGLAFGTGHHGTTAGCLELIEETVNGEHPTNALDLGTGSAVLAIAIAKLAPIPVLATDIDPVAVTVAAENAAKNGVAEHIVTATAEGFGHPIFRSYSPFDLIVANILANPLIELAPSLKEHLASGGSIVLSGILDSQHDAVLAAYQAQGLTHQKTLHREGWVAIHLK, from the coding sequence ATGGCCCAGTCACGACTTTTCTTTTCGGCGGATAAGGCAGAAGCCGAGCGCGTCTACAACATTCTCGAACAGGCTTTCGAGGAAGACGGCTTCCCCATCGCTATCACCGAAATCGATGAAGACCGGCAGATTTTCGAGGTGTCGGTTTATGTCGAGGACGATGCCGAAGATGTCGCCAAGCGGATCGATGCGTTGGTGGGTGCGGACATTTTCTCCGTTGAAGAACTGCCCGACATCGACTGGGTCACGCATTCGCTGGAAGGTCTGAAGCCTGTCAGAGCCGGGCATTTCTTTGTCCATGGCTCGCACGACCGCGACAAGATCGAAGCAGGCGACATCCCCATTGAAATCGATGCTGGTCTTGCCTTCGGCACCGGCCATCACGGAACGACGGCAGGATGCCTTGAACTGATCGAGGAAACTGTCAACGGCGAACATCCGACCAATGCGCTCGACCTTGGCACCGGCAGCGCTGTTCTTGCCATCGCCATAGCCAAGCTCGCTCCCATTCCTGTACTGGCTACCGATATCGATCCTGTCGCCGTCACCGTCGCCGCAGAGAATGCCGCCAAGAACGGTGTGGCAGAACATATCGTTACGGCAACGGCGGAAGGCTTCGGCCACCCGATCTTCCGTTCCTATTCGCCATTCGACCTGATCGTCGCCAACATTCTTGCCAATCCGCTTATCGAGCTGGCACCTTCCCTCAAGGAGCATCTGGCATCCGGCGGTTCCATCGTTCTTTCCGGAATACTTGACAGTCAACACGATGCAGTGCTCGCTGCCTATCAGGCACAGGGACTCACCCACCAAAAGACGCTGCATCGCGAAGGCTGGGTAGCAATTCATCTGAAATAA
- a CDS encoding aminopeptidase P family protein: protein MAFQSFDVTTNPANGGPRVAKLRAKMAELGLDGFLVPRADEHQGEYVPPHAQRLAWLTGFTGSAGAALVLKNSAYIFVDGRYELQVRAQTDPKVFSYESLVTNPPASWLAENGKGLHIGFDPWLHTISEARNLREALEAQGGQLVPVETNLVDAVWDDQPEVPTAEVTIQPARFAGHEAEDKIKEIQAAVTASGASATVLTDPSSVAWVFNIRGKDVSNTPLPLSFAIIPAKGEPELFIDERKLAIEPRAYLTQLAKLSAPSDLEGHLSALAAKAEAILLDPTLAAEQLRLVVTSAGGSVIEGKDPARIPRAIKNKAELDGSRAAHERDGVAMVNFLSWVDGQKPGTIDEISAAQKLEESRADAGRDFQMPLEDISFDTISGAGPNGAIIHYRVNTDTNRTLEDGELYLVDSGAQYRDGTTDITRTVPIGKVTPDTIKAFTLVLKGVIAITTARFPKGTRGQDIDVLARIALWKHGFDYAHGTGHGVGSYLSVHEGPQSISKKGAQELLPGMILSNEPGYYKPGSFGIRIENLIIVTEPEVPEGGDIAMMGFETLTFCPIDRRLIDKSLFTQEEIDWLNRYHASVREKLSGHLKDTERKWLEAATAPL from the coding sequence ATGGCTTTTCAGAGTTTCGACGTCACCACAAATCCGGCCAATGGCGGCCCACGCGTTGCGAAGCTGCGCGCGAAAATGGCCGAACTTGGCCTTGACGGATTTCTGGTTCCTCGCGCAGACGAGCATCAGGGTGAATATGTTCCGCCCCATGCGCAGCGCCTTGCCTGGCTGACCGGCTTCACCGGATCGGCCGGTGCCGCGCTCGTCCTCAAGAATAGCGCCTATATCTTCGTCGATGGGCGTTATGAACTGCAGGTCCGCGCCCAGACGGACCCCAAGGTCTTCTCCTATGAAAGCCTCGTTACAAATCCGCCGGCTTCCTGGCTGGCAGAAAACGGCAAGGGCCTGCATATCGGCTTCGATCCTTGGCTCCATACCATTTCCGAAGCCCGCAATTTACGTGAAGCACTGGAGGCTCAGGGCGGTCAGCTGGTCCCGGTCGAAACCAATCTTGTCGACGCCGTATGGGACGATCAGCCTGAAGTGCCAACGGCAGAGGTCACAATTCAGCCGGCCCGTTTCGCAGGACATGAAGCGGAAGACAAGATCAAGGAAATACAGGCAGCCGTTACCGCAAGCGGCGCCAGCGCAACTGTCCTGACTGACCCGTCATCAGTCGCATGGGTGTTTAATATCCGCGGCAAGGACGTATCCAACACGCCGCTTCCGCTAAGCTTTGCCATCATTCCTGCGAAGGGTGAGCCAGAGCTTTTCATCGATGAACGCAAACTTGCCATTGAACCGCGCGCCTATCTGACCCAGCTCGCCAAGCTCTCGGCACCGAGCGATCTGGAAGGGCATCTCAGTGCTCTCGCGGCCAAGGCAGAAGCTATTCTTCTAGACCCGACTCTTGCGGCTGAGCAGCTCCGCCTCGTTGTCACCAGCGCAGGCGGCAGTGTGATCGAAGGCAAAGACCCTGCCCGTATTCCACGCGCAATCAAGAACAAGGCTGAACTTGATGGCTCACGCGCCGCCCATGAGCGCGACGGTGTGGCTATGGTCAATTTCCTCTCATGGGTCGACGGCCAGAAGCCCGGCACAATCGATGAAATCAGCGCAGCGCAGAAGCTGGAAGAATCGCGTGCCGATGCCGGGCGCGACTTCCAAATGCCGCTGGAAGACATATCCTTCGACACGATCTCCGGTGCGGGGCCGAACGGCGCAATCATCCATTATCGCGTCAATACCGACACCAACAGAACGCTTGAAGATGGCGAGCTATATCTGGTCGATTCCGGCGCACAATATCGCGACGGAACTACCGATATCACCCGCACCGTCCCCATCGGCAAGGTAACGCCAGATACGATCAAGGCATTCACGCTCGTGTTGAAAGGTGTGATTGCGATCACGACGGCTCGCTTCCCGAAAGGCACACGCGGGCAGGATATCGACGTTCTGGCGCGCATCGCATTATGGAAGCATGGTTTCGACTATGCGCACGGAACCGGCCACGGCGTCGGCTCCTACCTGTCAGTGCACGAAGGCCCACAGAGCATTTCGAAAAAGGGCGCGCAGGAACTGCTGCCAGGCATGATCCTTTCCAATGAACCGGGCTATTACAAACCCGGTTCATTCGGCATCCGCATCGAAAACCTTATCATCGTTACCGAACCGGAAGTGCCGGAAGGCGGCGACATTGCGATGATGGGCTTCGAAACACTGACGTTCTGCCCTATCGACCGTCGTCTGATCGACAAGTCGCTTTTCACGCAGGAGGAAATCGACTGGCTGAACCGCTATCATGCCAGCGTGCGCGAGAAGCTGTCCGGCCACCTCAAGGACACTGAACGCAAATGGCTTGAAGCGGCAACCGCGCCGCTTTGA
- a CDS encoding AzlC family ABC transporter permease: MDQTFRPVRASARADIIDGVRRGLPLVVVGAPFGLLFGALAVDNGLSLAEAVFMSSIIYAGASQMVGLDLFGQNIAPWMIVMSIFAVNFRHVLYSASTGRRIRHFKPWQKALAFFVLVDIQYAEVEQRAEAGKPVTFVWYMAIGLTFYLTWVLEALIGGLFGNLITNPYAFGIDFLLPIYFLGMVMSFRHRQNWLPVVIVSAISAVAAYKFVGSPWHVSLGALGGIVLAAIIAKPREGEA; the protein is encoded by the coding sequence GTGGATCAGACTTTTCGGCCCGTAAGGGCTTCAGCGCGCGCCGATATTATTGACGGTGTCCGGCGCGGACTTCCGCTTGTCGTTGTCGGCGCGCCCTTTGGCCTGCTGTTCGGTGCGCTTGCTGTCGATAACGGATTGTCGCTCGCCGAAGCGGTGTTCATGAGTTCCATCATCTATGCCGGTGCCAGCCAGATGGTCGGGCTCGATCTTTTCGGCCAGAACATTGCGCCGTGGATGATCGTCATGTCGATCTTCGCCGTCAATTTCCGGCACGTGCTTTACTCGGCGAGCACAGGTCGGCGTATCCGTCACTTCAAGCCATGGCAGAAGGCACTGGCCTTTTTCGTACTGGTAGACATCCAGTATGCGGAAGTTGAACAACGAGCGGAAGCCGGTAAGCCGGTCACCTTCGTCTGGTATATGGCCATCGGGCTCACATTCTATCTGACCTGGGTTCTCGAAGCGCTGATTGGCGGGCTGTTCGGCAATCTGATCACGAATCCCTACGCCTTCGGCATCGATTTTTTGTTGCCGATCTATTTTCTCGGCATGGTGATGAGTTTCCGCCATCGGCAGAACTGGTTGCCGGTCGTGATCGTCAGTGCGATTTCAGCCGTGGCAGCCTACAAGTTCGTGGGGTCGCCGTGGCATGTTTCGCTGGGTGCACTCGGCGGCATTGTTCTTGCGGCGATTATTGCCAAGCCACGCGAAGGGGAGGCGTAA
- a CDS encoding DUF2461 domain-containing protein produces the protein MAPFSGFGEKAIPFLKALDFHQNREWFVENKDIFEQQLKEPLGDLVEELTGRFEKAGLPFKGDRVKSQFRIKRDTRFSKDKAPYNRHLSALLSQSGTKWDESGCFYVCIGLPGVRDCYACVAWWGPKKELLLAIRTAIAEKPEEFRAMVAKLKKNGLKISDYDRLKRTPRGFEAVTDDDLLEAIRNRHFSVRIEIDPETITRADLADRLVDFTERARPLVDWMHKIEKTVPQQS, from the coding sequence ATGGCCCCGTTCAGCGGTTTTGGTGAAAAAGCGATCCCGTTTCTGAAAGCTCTGGATTTTCACCAGAATCGCGAATGGTTCGTCGAGAACAAGGATATTTTCGAGCAGCAATTGAAGGAACCGCTTGGCGATCTTGTCGAGGAATTGACGGGTCGTTTTGAAAAAGCCGGTCTGCCGTTCAAGGGCGACCGTGTGAAATCGCAGTTCCGCATCAAACGGGATACGCGGTTTTCCAAGGACAAGGCCCCCTATAACCGTCACCTGTCTGCGCTGCTGTCGCAATCGGGTACCAAATGGGACGAGAGTGGCTGCTTCTATGTCTGCATCGGCCTGCCAGGTGTCCGCGACTGTTACGCCTGTGTGGCTTGGTGGGGCCCAAAGAAGGAACTGCTTCTGGCTATACGCACGGCCATTGCAGAGAAGCCGGAAGAATTCCGCGCCATGGTCGCGAAACTCAAGAAAAATGGTTTGAAAATCAGCGATTACGACCGGCTGAAACGCACGCCACGTGGTTTCGAGGCCGTGACCGATGATGATTTGCTGGAAGCAATTCGCAATCGGCATTTCTCGGTGCGGATAGAAATCGACCCTGAAACGATTACCCGTGCCGATCTGGCGGATCGTCTTGTCGACTTCACCGAACGGGCTCGTCCGCTCGTAGACTGGATGCACAAAATCGAAAAGACCGTTCCACAACAATCATAA
- a CDS encoding CreA family protein codes for MVGLKRFAGLLLAPMLVVAASAAPAEEVGKVGVDWLGNDIVIDAVQDPKVQGVTCHLASFSRGMIDRLQKGNWFEDPSNASISCEQTGPITIADIDLGKGGERVFSERTSLIWKKLVITRIYDKTNNTLLYLAHATQVQDGSAKTSLSTVPLYKGDVTWAKGKPE; via the coding sequence ATGGTCGGACTGAAGCGTTTTGCCGGGTTGTTGCTTGCTCCCATGTTGGTCGTTGCGGCTTCGGCCGCTCCGGCTGAAGAAGTTGGCAAGGTTGGCGTCGACTGGCTTGGAAACGATATCGTCATCGATGCGGTACAGGACCCGAAAGTGCAGGGCGTAACCTGTCATCTGGCGTCGTTTTCGCGCGGCATGATCGACCGGCTGCAGAAAGGCAACTGGTTTGAGGACCCGTCCAATGCGTCCATCTCTTGCGAGCAGACAGGGCCGATCACTATCGCAGATATCGATCTCGGTAAGGGCGGGGAACGGGTGTTCTCCGAGCGTACAAGCTTGATCTGGAAGAAGCTTGTCATCACGCGCATATACGACAAGACAAACAATACTCTGCTCTATCTCGCCCATGCGACACAGGTTCAGGACGGTTCAGCGAAAACGTCGCTTTCAACCGTGCCGCTTTACAAGGGTGACGTCACATGGGCAAAGGGCAAGCCGGAATAA
- a CDS encoding DapH/DapD/GlmU-related protein, which translates to MMSSDDLRFQNSEPRIHSTAQLKSVKLGRYADIGERVILREVTVGDFTYFERNGEGIYAEIGKFCSIAANVRINALEHPMERLTTHKVSYRPNEYFRYLGVDGEFRASRQEQRVIIGNDVWIGHGAVITPGVQIGHGAVIGANAVVTKNLPPYHVVGGVPARFIRKRFDNAVIDRLLELEWWNWSVEKLYEAVPDIQTLEIEAFLEKWSG; encoded by the coding sequence ATGATGTCGTCAGATGATCTCCGTTTCCAGAACAGCGAACCCCGCATTCATTCGACGGCTCAGCTGAAATCCGTCAAGCTGGGACGGTATGCCGATATTGGCGAGCGTGTGATTCTTCGTGAAGTCACGGTCGGCGACTTCACTTATTTCGAGCGGAACGGCGAGGGAATCTATGCCGAGATCGGCAAGTTTTGTTCAATTGCTGCGAATGTTCGCATCAATGCTCTCGAACACCCGATGGAGCGGCTCACGACTCATAAAGTCAGTTATCGACCGAATGAATATTTTCGTTATCTGGGCGTTGATGGCGAGTTCCGGGCAAGCCGTCAGGAGCAGCGCGTGATCATCGGTAACGATGTATGGATCGGCCACGGCGCGGTCATCACACCGGGCGTTCAGATTGGCCACGGTGCCGTGATTGGCGCGAATGCGGTCGTGACGAAGAATTTGCCACCCTATCATGTGGTCGGCGGTGTTCCCGCTCGTTTCATCCGCAAACGCTTCGATAATGCTGTCATAGACCGACTGCTCGAACTCGAATGGTGGAACTGGTCGGTGGAAAAGCTCTATGAAGCGGTTCCAGACATCCAGACGCTCGAAATCGAGGCGTTTCTGGAAAAGTGGAGCGGCTGA
- the ligA gene encoding NAD-dependent DNA ligase LigA, producing MTDTPVEKLTEPEAVSELERLAREIAHHDELYHANDRPEISDAEYDALKRRNDAIEARFPHLVRTDSPSLRVGTAPVSKFAQVVHARPMLSLGNAFSDDDVRDFVGSVYRFLGPLPDNSIAFTAEPKIDGLSMSIRYENGILISGATRGDGTTGENVTTNIRTIAEIPNRLPAGAPSVVEVRGEVYMAKSDFLALNEQMAAEGKQTYVNPRNTAAGSLRQLDAKVTASRKLKFFAYAWGEMSDMPADTQMGMVEIFREWGFPVNPLTKRLHGADELLAHYRAIGLERAQLDYDIDGVVYKVDRLDLQTRLGFRSRSPRWAIAHKFPAEQATTILRGIDIQVGRTGALTPVARLEPITVGGVVVTNATLHNEDYIKGIGLKGERIRADEHDIRVGDTVIVQRAGDVIPQIVDVVLEKRKADATPFVFPHECPVCHSHAVREEGEAVYRCTGGLTCAAQAVERIRHFVSRNAFDIEGLGEKQVEFFFHAEDDKLKIKSPADIFTLQQRQAESPLKKLENIEGFGATSVKKLYDAINDRREIALHRFLFGLGIRHVGEVNAKRFARAYLSYAAFEEAALEAVPPKEGDRTDKGNEAWQELIAVEGIGSIVAEAVVDFYAEPHNREVLDNLFKAGVTPVDEVALVSTGSPVEGKTVVFTGSLERMSRDEAKAMAERYGAKTAGSVSKKTDLVVAGPGAGSKLAKASELGIEVIDEDAWFTLVGEE from the coding sequence ATGACCGATACTCCCGTCGAAAAACTGACCGAACCTGAAGCCGTTTCAGAACTGGAACGTCTGGCGCGCGAAATTGCGCATCATGATGAGCTCTATCACGCCAATGACCGGCCAGAGATTTCCGATGCCGAGTATGACGCGCTAAAGCGGCGTAACGATGCGATTGAAGCGCGCTTCCCGCATCTGGTGCGGACAGACAGCCCGTCCTTGCGTGTTGGTACAGCACCTGTTTCCAAATTTGCGCAGGTTGTTCATGCACGCCCGATGCTTTCGCTCGGCAATGCGTTTTCAGACGATGACGTCCGCGATTTCGTGGGCAGTGTCTATCGCTTCCTGGGGCCGCTGCCGGATAATTCCATTGCATTTACCGCTGAACCGAAGATCGATGGGCTTTCCATGTCGATCCGTTACGAGAATGGAATTCTGATTAGCGGCGCGACGCGCGGTGACGGCACAACCGGCGAGAATGTCACGACGAATATCCGCACCATTGCCGAAATTCCGAACCGGCTTCCGGCTGGAGCGCCTTCCGTCGTTGAAGTACGCGGTGAGGTCTATATGGCCAAAAGTGACTTCCTCGCGCTCAACGAACAGATGGCCGCTGAAGGCAAGCAGACTTATGTGAACCCGCGCAACACGGCAGCAGGTTCCCTGCGCCAGCTCGATGCCAAGGTGACGGCGAGCCGCAAACTGAAATTCTTTGCCTATGCCTGGGGCGAAATGTCGGACATGCCTGCCGATACGCAGATGGGCATGGTCGAGATTTTCCGCGAATGGGGTTTCCCGGTCAATCCGCTGACGAAGCGGCTTCACGGTGCAGACGAATTGCTCGCGCATTACCGCGCCATCGGTCTTGAGCGCGCTCAGCTCGACTACGACATTGACGGTGTCGTCTATAAGGTTGATCGGCTCGATCTGCAGACGCGGCTCGGTTTCCGCTCGCGCAGCCCACGATGGGCCATTGCGCACAAGTTTCCGGCAGAACAGGCTACGACGATCTTGCGCGGCATCGACATTCAGGTCGGGCGCACCGGCGCGCTGACGCCAGTGGCGCGGCTGGAGCCAATCACCGTCGGTGGTGTGGTCGTCACCAATGCGACGCTGCACAACGAGGACTATATCAAGGGTATCGGACTCAAGGGTGAGCGTATTCGTGCTGATGAGCATGATATTCGCGTCGGCGATACGGTCATCGTGCAGCGCGCAGGCGATGTGATCCCACAGATTGTCGATGTCGTGTTGGAGAAGCGCAAAGCCGATGCAACGCCGTTTGTGTTCCCGCATGAATGCCCGGTCTGTCACAGTCATGCCGTGCGCGAAGAGGGCGAGGCGGTCTATCGCTGCACCGGCGGCCTGACCTGTGCTGCGCAGGCGGTCGAGCGCATTCGTCATTTCGTATCGCGCAATGCGTTCGATATTGAAGGCCTTGGCGAAAAGCAGGTCGAATTCTTCTTCCATGCCGAAGATGACAAACTGAAGATCAAATCGCCTGCGGATATCTTCACGCTGCAACAGCGACAGGCTGAATCGCCTCTCAAGAAACTGGAGAACATTGAAGGTTTCGGCGCGACTTCCGTGAAGAAGCTTTATGATGCGATCAATGATCGGCGCGAGATTGCCCTGCATCGCTTTCTGTTCGGCCTTGGTATCCGTCATGTTGGTGAGGTGAATGCCAAGCGCTTTGCGCGCGCCTATCTGTCTTATGCTGCCTTTGAAGAAGCTGCTCTGGAAGCAGTTCCGCCAAAAGAGGGTGACCGCACCGACAAGGGCAATGAAGCCTGGCAGGAACTGATTGCCGTTGAGGGCATCGGTTCCATCGTTGCTGAAGCTGTCGTGGATTTTTATGCGGAGCCGCATAATCGCGAAGTATTGGACAACTTGTTCAAAGCAGGAGTGACTCCTGTAGACGAAGTTGCACTCGTATCGACCGGTTCGCCGGTCGAAGGCAAGACGGTGGTATTTACCGGCAGTCTGGAACGTATGTCGCGCGATGAGGCAAAGGCCATGGCTGAGCGCTACGGAGCAAAGACGGCTGGATCGGTTTCGAAAAAGACCGATCTTGTGGTGGCCGGACCGGGGGCGGGTTCCAAACTCGCCAAGGCATCCGAGTTGGGAATCGAAGTCATTGATGAAGACGCCTGGTTTACACTGGTCGGAGAAGAATAA
- a CDS encoding SCO family protein: MKKFLPIFIIAFIVVIVGAAGLNLFRDKEAAKEPFGGPLNLVTMDGTPFTENDLRAAPAAIFFGFTHCPDVCPTTLYELDGWLKQLGPEASDIKAYFITVDPERDTQEVMKTYVGNVSDRIIGITGTPQNIADMVKSYHVYAKKVPGEDGEYTMDHTASVFLLDKGGRFRSTIAYQENPDTALEKLKNLAKGAAKS; encoded by the coding sequence ATGAAAAAATTCCTGCCCATCTTCATCATCGCCTTCATCGTCGTTATCGTCGGCGCTGCGGGTCTCAATCTTTTCCGAGACAAGGAAGCGGCTAAAGAACCCTTCGGCGGTCCGCTTAACCTTGTGACCATGGATGGCACGCCTTTCACCGAGAATGACCTGCGCGCTGCGCCAGCAGCAATCTTTTTCGGCTTCACCCATTGCCCGGACGTCTGCCCCACCACGCTCTATGAGCTTGATGGCTGGCTGAAGCAGCTTGGGCCGGAAGCCAGTGACATCAAGGCTTATTTCATCACCGTTGATCCGGAACGCGACACGCAGGAAGTCATGAAGACCTATGTCGGTAACGTTTCCGACCGCATCATTGGCATCACCGGTACACCACAGAATATTGCTGATATGGTCAAATCCTACCACGTCTATGCCAAGAAGGTTCCGGGCGAAGACGGCGAATATACGATGGATCATACAGCATCGGTATTTCTGCTCGACAAAGGCGGTCGCTTCCGCAGCACAATCGCCTATCAGGAAAACCCGGATACGGCTCTGGAAAAGTTGAAGAATCTGGCCAAAGGCGCTGCAAAGAGCTAA